GCAGCATCTGGATGCGTTGCGTATACAGGGTCCCTGTCCAGAACACCGGCAATCATTTCGACCGGTACGGGGCTTGCAGGCCAGCCTTTTTCCGCAGGTTAGTTCAGCTGATCAGAAAGCGAGGTGAGCAGCGATGAGCCACCAGCGTCGCGATCTCGGAAGGCAGGGAGAGCAACTTGCAGCCGATCTCCTGGCCCGCGAGGGATATGAGATTGTGGCACGAAATTGGCGTCATGGAGCTGCCGGCGAGCTGGATCTGGTTGCCGTTGACGGGTCGTGCCTCGTGTTTGTCGAGGTACGCACCCGGCGGGGAGTCTCCTTTGGAACGCCGGAGGAGTCTGTCACGCCAGAAAAGCAGGCCCGTCTGTTTGCCTTGGCAGAAGCCTACGAGTTCGAGTATCATTGGGAGGGTCCAATGCGAATCGACGTCGTCGGCATTACAATGAGCCAGAATGGACAGGTGCTTCGGATCAATCATCTCAAGGATGTCGTAGT
This genomic stretch from Chloroflexota bacterium harbors:
- a CDS encoding YraN family protein, with amino-acid sequence MSHQRRDLGRQGEQLAADLLAREGYEIVARNWRHGAAGELDLVAVDGSCLVFVEVRTRRGVSFGTPEESVTPEKQARLFALAEAYEFEYHWEGPMRIDVVGITMSQNGQVLRINHLKDVVVAS